The sequence ATCAAAATATTCGCTCTTGGCATCGGAGATGAACACCAAGGTATCGCCCTGCTGGACAAAATCACCTTCCTTTACGTACCATCGTTCCAACCTCCCGGAAATTACCGATTGGATGGATTGTGGCCGCTGCTCCGGGGAGCGGGTGGTCACGTAGCCGTCCGTTTGAATATTCTGTGTCCAAGGCAAAAACATGGCCGCCACAAACACTATAAAAATGATCAGGAAGGTCCTTCTTGAAAACTGAAAGGGTTTGGCATCTTCCAACACCTTAAAGACCTTGAAATCCTTCTTTTTGATATAATTATGAATACTATTTTCAGAGATATTAAGCATAGCAGGTTACAGCTTCACGGTCATTGTACTTTTTTTCAACCATTCCTCATCATCGCTGATGACAACCAGCGTCCATGGCTGTTTTTCATCGGTCAGGTAATCGATCAACTGAACCCTTTCGGCGGTTGGCATATTGACCAAAGGGTCTTCCATCAGCAGCAGCCCTGGCCGGTGGCAAATGGCACGTGCCAAGTGTATTTTTTGGATGATGCACCGTGGCGTGCGCCTCCCCCCGCTGTCCATGATCGTTTCCAATCCTTTTGGCAGGCCCTTGATATAATCCTCCAGCCCCAAATCGCGTAACATTTCCGATAATTCCTTTTCGGGCACCTGCCTGCCCACTAAAATATTTTCCCTGATGGTTGCTTCAAATATCTGGTTGGCGGCAAAGACAATTCCCAGTTTTTGGTGCAGGCTTTTTCTGCTCAGTACGCTATAGGAAATATCGTTCAGCAACACGTCGCCCGATTCCAGTTCCTGCACTCCGGCAAACACCTGCAGCAGGGTGGATTTTCCCGAGCCCGTTCCGCTGTTGAGCACCGCCCTGGCCCTTTCCGGAATGGTCAGGTCCAGCTCGCTAAAGGTCGGATCAGCAGCTCCTTTATGCCGAAAGGTGGCCTTTTTCAAGGAAAGCGAACATTCCACATCGGCGGCAAGCACTTCCTGCCCCTTGTTCTCCTGAAGCTCCAAGTCGGTCACGAAACCGATTTTATCAAAAGCTGTCAGCACATCGTATACATTGTCCCAGACCCGTAATAGCTTCTCAACCGAATTGATGATCAGGATGATGACAATCTCGGCGGCCACAAACTGGCCAATGTTCATCTGCTGGTTAAAGACCAACAGCCCGCCCACGACCAAGATTCCTGCGGCAATGATGATCTTGAACCCCACAAAGGACTTAAACTGATCCAGCAATACCTTAAAATGGGATTCCCTGCTGTTAACGTAATCAGCCGTAATATCATCGGTCTTTCGCAGGTGAAATGACGTTGGGTCATTCAGCTGAAACGTCCTCCTGGCACGACCAATTTCTTCCAACCAGTGTGCCAATCGGTACTTATATTTGCTTTCCTCAATGCTGGTATCCAAACCGATCTTACCGGTGATTTTCACCAATAGATAAAGGATCAGGATCATGACCAGTCCCATCCAGATAAAGTACAGGCTGTACACGGACAGTAACAACAGCCCGAAAAAGATCTGAAAGGTGGACAGCGACAGGTCGATCAGGATCTTGGGCAATCCTTTTTGGATGGTCAGGGTATCGAAAAAACGGTTGGCCAGCTCCGGTGCGTGGATACTATCCACCTCCTTGGCTTTCATTTTGGGAAACCGAAATGCAAACTCAAAGGCCGAGCGGGCAAAAATATCCTGCTGGATGTTCTCCACAATCCGCAATTGCAGCACTTGCAACACCCCTGCTACGCCAATCCCCATCAAAACCACGGTAACCAAAATAAACCAAGAGGATGACAGCTGTCCGGTTTGGAGAAAATTAATGATGGCCTGGATTCCCAGTGGCAGGGACAGGTTTACCACACCGATAAAAACGGCGTAGGTATAAATCTGCCTTATTTCGGGCTTATACAGTTTCAAAAGCCGCCATAGCCTTTTCACAGGGGATAAAGTACTCATAAAGTTACGCTACAAATTTTACGAAATAGTTGGATACTTTTTCAGAACCATTAAACACCAAAACGGCATCCAAGGTTTCTGAAATTTTCATTCTGATGGCGGTAGGAGTGCGAATTTATAAAATAACCGCCTAAAATTGGAATTTCGCGAGACTTTTCGACCAAAAATTCAAAATTATTTAACATCCGATTTCGGATCAAGCAATGTTTCTGGGGGGATGATTTTCGACATGTTCTTATGAAAGAAAATTTCACACCGTTACAACGATGGTTTTCCTCCATCCGCTCGAATGGGTTTTAGCGGGAAGTTGTGGAGAATGGGGCGGTCAATGACGCTAAAACGGAAAACGTTGGTTGGGTTAATTTACCATGGGCTTCACCCATGGCTATGAATGTGCCGTCCCTTTGGAGCTAACTTTCGAGGTTACATTTTACACCATACCACGGATTTGCCATTTCTTAAGCATCCTATCTGTGTTTATCAGCGTTCATCCGTGGCCAAATAGCAACCAAAGATGGCGAAGATCATATTTACCCATCGAAACAGGCTACCCCCATCTTTTCTGCTTGATCCCCGATTTCTTTTCTTGGGGAAAGGACTTCCATCTTTTTCCTGATAAAGTCCCATGACGAAAAAGGTTCCTTTCCGCATGACCAGAAAGGAACCTCGAGGATTATTCCAACATAAAAAACACGGTCAATATCCGGGATTTTGATCGCTGGAAGCATCCATGGCCTGGTTATAATTCAGCTCATCCACGGGTATCGGCCAAAGATAATGTTTCTCGGCAATGCTGATGCCCTTGTTTTGGGAAACGAATTCCTCTGCCCTTCCCAACCGCTTCAGGTCCAGCCAGCGTTTCCCTTCAAATTGGAATTCATAGGCCCGCTCTTGCAACACGGCATCCAGAAATGCCTCCGTGGACATCTCCGAGAGACCGAAATCCACTTCACCCGGCACCGAAGGATCCAAGCCGTACCCCCTTCTGTGTACTTGGTTCAGTGCTTCCAGGGCCTCGCCGCTCACCGTCCCGGAAGCGCGAACATCCGCTTCAGCAAACAGCAACAACACCTCTGCGTAGCGGTAGATGGGCAGGTCATTTCCCGCTCCGGTGTTGTCCGGCGCTTCGGGCTCCACATACTTCCCGCTGACCAAGGTGGTCGCCCCCAGGCCAAAGTCCACGTTGGACCACAGCTGCTTTCTCAGGTCTGCATCGTCCCATTGCTCGAAAAAGGGATTGGCGGCATCCCCGTAATGGGCATAGGCCCCGCCAAAGTTGTACAATCCCGTACTGGGGTGGTTCAATATCCACGGCAACCCATTCCCCTGGGCTGATTGACGGGCATATTTCAGGTAAAAAACCTCTTCGCTGCTATTGACCAAATCAGGCCCAAAGATCTTCCACTGGATATCTTCTACGCGTTGGACCGGAACAAGTCCAAACTGCCCCGAATCGATCACTTCCTTTGCTTTGACCTGGGCCGAATCATACGCTTCAAGCTGAAGAAAAACATCTGCCATCAACGTCTTGGCCGCCCATAGGGTAGGCCTTCCCGGCTGTGCGGGTTCGGCAGGCAAGGCACGCTCGGCCATCCGCAGATCTTCCAAGATAAACGCGTATACTTGATCCGCATTGGCTTTGGGCACATCCCTTTCCTCCATGTTTTCTTCGGTCCTGAGCGGCACCCCTCCCCAGTTACGGACCAGGTCAAAATAGGTCAATGCCCTTAAAAACCGGGCTTCACCCAAAAAGCGGTCGCGCACTTCCTGTGCCACTTGCTCACTTTGGGGGACATGGAAAATCACCAGGTTGGCATTTCTGATCCCTTCGTAAAACATGGTCCAGCGACTGGCGGCGGTGTTGATGTTGGTGGCATTCAACCCGTCGAAATCATTGTATTGGGCCCTGCTTCCCCGCCCGTATCCCCAATCGGTATGGGCGCTCAGAACGGCCACTTGTTCGGAACGTACATTGCGCAGCGGATTATAAATGGCATTCGTGGCCGCTTCGATATCTGCTGCGGACTGGTAAAAGTTTTCCGCCACCACGGTCTTGGGCGTTTCTTCCAGCAAATCGCTGCACCCTACCAGTACGGTAAATGCCCACAGGATCATCGGTGCCCTGCCAGCAAATCGGAAAGGCCTTTGGCATAAATTTCGGGAAATGATATGATCGGTATTCATGGTCTGTATCGCGTTTGGATGGTTAGAAGGTGGCCCTGAGGCCCACGGTATAGGATTTTGGAATAGGATAGCTGAAGTGGTCGATCCCGAGACTGGCATCGGCACCGTTGCTGTTTACCTCGGGATCCCACCAGGAATAATCGGTAAACGTAAGCAGGTTTTGGCCACTGACATAAAGTTTCAGGTTACCGATCCACTTGGATTCCGGGAAGGCAAAATCATAGGCCAGTTGGATATTTTTCACCCGCAGGTAAGAGCCGTCCTCCACATAGCGGTCGGACACCTTCAGGTCATTGTTTCGGCTGATCCTCGGGTATTTGGCATCGGTATTCTCTGCGGTCCAATGATCCAGCAGCACTTCTTCCGGCATGTTCAACCCCTGCCCGAAATCCATGGTGCTGGATATGGCACTGACATTAAAGATATCGTTGCCCTTGGTCCCCTGCAGGAACAGGTCCAACTGAAAGTTCTTGAAGGTCATCGTGGAATTGATGCCATAATAAAAATCGGGATTGGGATCGCCAATGGCGGTCTTGTCCGACTCGTTAATCTCCCCGTCCCCGTTCAGGTCCCTGTAGCGGATATTACCATCTTCGGTATAGCCGTCCTCTTGATAGCCCCAAAACTGCCCCAGGGGCCTTCCCTCTTCCATGATGGAAAAGTTATCCGCCACGGTCACTACATTAATATAGTTGGTCAGAATGGGTTCGCCATCGTTCAGGCTGATGACCCTGTTTCGGTTAAAGGCGATGTTCCCGCTCAAGTTCCAGTGGAACCCCCTGTTCAGCACTATGGCATCCATGCTGAGCTCAAGGCCCTTGTTCTGAATTTCGCCTACATTGGCCACGGTGGTGGTATAGCCAAAGGAGCTGGGCAGCCTGACCGTGCTGAGCAGGTCGCGGGTGTTTTTGATGTAATAGTCCGCCCCCAGCATGATGCGGCCACCGATCAGCCCAAGGTCCAGCCCAACGTCAAACTGCTCGGTGGTTTCCCATTTAAGGTCTCCCGGCAGGACCGACTGTGGCGCAAAGGTGCTGTACAGCTCCTCGCCAAAAACGGTATAGCCCGGAAAAAGCCTGTTCAAGGTACTGTACGGATCAATGGCCTGACTTCCGGTAAGCCCCCAACTTGTACGTATCTTCAGCTCGGACACCACCTGCTGTTGCTGCATAAATCCTTCTTGGGACACCCGCCAAGCCAGTGCTGCGGAGGGAAAATGCCCCCATTTGTTACCTTCGCTGTAGCGCGAGGAACCATCGGCACGCCAAGTGGCCGTAAACAGGTACTTGTCAGCATAATTATAGTTCAACCGACCGATATAGGAAAGCAGTACCGACTTGGCATATCCCGAAGTGGGCACGCCGGGGGTATTGGCCGCGCCCAAGTTATCCGTTCCAAACAGGTCGCTGAGAAATCCAGCTGAACTTCCTGCCAGGTAGCGTGTCTGAAAATCCTGATAGGTAAAGCCCGCCAGGACATCAAACTTATGCTTTTCATCCAAGGTGTCCGCATAGGAAATGGTGTTTTCATTGAGCCGGCTGATGTACTGCCGGGTGTTGACGCTGGCATTGCCATCGCTGTTGATAAAATCGGTGGTCCGGTAAACATCCGTTCGGTCATCCCTGTTTTCGATCCCGCCAAGGATTTTGATGGTCAATTTTGGAATGGGCCGATAACTCACCGAGGCATTGGCCAGGACAATATTGGCATTAACGGTGTTGAACTCCTCATTGATATAGTTAAGCGGATTGATGATATCCGGGGAAACGAAGGGGAAGTCTTCGGACAATACCGTCAAGGAGCCGTCGGGAGCATAGGGCGAGGACAAGGGAGAGGCCACCAAGGCTGCCCCGATCATGGAGTTTCCCCGAGCCCCGCCATCGCTGTCCCTTCTGGCAGTGGTCAGTTTGGTCAAGTTGGTCGAAAAGTCAATGGTCAGCTTATCGCTCAGGGAATGATGGATGGAGGATTGCAGGGCATAACGGTTATAGTCACTTCCGCGAATGATCCCTTCCTGGTCAAAAATACTTCCTCCTACCGAAAATCGGGTACTTTCATTTCCCCCCGAAACCCTGATGGAGCTGGATTTGATGGGTGCCCTGTCGAACACTTGGTCCTGCCAGTCCGTCCCTGTGTCCATGGCCGAAAGCTCACTTTCGCTGAAATAGGGATCCAAACCATCATTTGCGGCCTGGATGTTCATCAGCTGGCCATACTGCCGCCCGTTCATCAGGTCCAGCTTTTTCCGTAAGTGCTGCACACTGTAATAGCTGTCAAATTCCACTTGGGTGGGAGCCTGCACCCCTCCTTTGGTGGTGATGAGCACCACTCCGTTTGCCCCCCTGGAACCGTATATGGCCGTGGCAGAAGCGTCCTTGAGCACTTCGATGCTGGCAATGTCCGAATTGTTGAGGTTGGTCGGGTTGCCCGAATAGGGAAATCCATCGATCACGTAAAGGGGGCTGTTGTCCCCTTGGATGGAATTGCTCCCACGGATGCGTATGTCCACTCCTCCTCCCGGAGAACCGTCATTTTGCACCACCTGCACGCCCGGAGCACGGCCAGCCAACGCCTGCACCACGCTGGTGGTGGGAAAGGCATTTACCTCCTCGGTGCTGACTTGGGAAATGGCTCCAGTAAGATCCGCCTTCCGTGCCGAACCGTACCCGATCACCACCACTTCCTCCAATTCCTTCTCTTCGGAACCAAGGGTAACGTCTACTTGGCTTTGGTTGCCCACGGCTACTTCCTTTCCTTGGAAGCCCACAAAAGAAAACACCAGCACCTGTTCACTGCTCCCTCCAGAAAGCCTAATGGTATAATTCCCCTGCTCATCGGTGATCGTTCCCGTATCGGTTCCTTTTATTTGGACGGTTGCTCCTGGCAAGGAGGCTCCTTCCTGATCGGTCACCTTGCCCTTTACGGTCCTTGTGGAAGGTGGAACAGTGTCTTGCACGTCCAATGTGGGACGGGGTTGCTGTGGTACGGTATCCTGATACGGGGTGAGTTCTTCGGAGGCCGCTCGCCAATCCGGAAAGCTCTCGGTAAGGGCAAAAGCAGGCAGGCAAGTAAAACCTGCCAAGCTCCATGTCAATACCAGATGGTTGATACGCTTTAACGGTATTTTCATCGTTGTTGGTTTTAAGGCTCTAATGGTATGACCTTAATTAATCCAAGTCCTATTCCACAACCCTTAAAAAATCACCAAAAAACAATGAATATAGCCAATTAAGAAATCTGAAGTGGTATTTTTAGAACATCATCAAAAAACTTCAGGTTCTAAAATCTGAAATATTAGACAAATTGTAGAATTATTGTACCATAATGTAGACAAAGTCACGGAGCTTCCATTCGAAAGACCACCCACAAACCACCTACCAATACTTCCCATCCAAATACCTTCCCGGAGCTTTTGTTGGGAAATCAAGGTTTTCCGATGACCTCTCCTATCAAGGCAAAGGCCTTTCGGGCCTGTTCCATTTGGAGCTGTTGTTTTTCGTTATAGGTTTCCTTCGGCAAGGAAACGGCCACCTCAAACTGGGCATGGATCCTATCAAAGCCAACCGCAAAATTGTTCCGGGGAAGTCCCCAGGTGGCCAAATAAGCATTCAGCTTTTCTACCTTTAGCCCGACATGGGGCACGGCATAGCTCATGGCCGTGATGGCACCGTGCAGGCTGGTGCCGGCATAGCATTTTGCATTGGCAATCAAGTACATGATATCCCAAATATTTTCGGCATCAAAATAAACGTGCGGACAGTCCATCCGCCTCCGCACCTCCGCCAAGGCCAGGTGGTCGTCATGGTCGAGGGCCTTGCCTATTGGACACAGGC comes from Echinicola vietnamensis DSM 17526 and encodes:
- a CDS encoding RagB/SusD family nutrient uptake outer membrane protein; amino-acid sequence: MNTDHIISRNLCQRPFRFAGRAPMILWAFTVLVGCSDLLEETPKTVVAENFYQSAADIEAATNAIYNPLRNVRSEQVAVLSAHTDWGYGRGSRAQYNDFDGLNATNINTAASRWTMFYEGIRNANLVIFHVPQSEQVAQEVRDRFLGEARFLRALTYFDLVRNWGGVPLRTEENMEERDVPKANADQVYAFILEDLRMAERALPAEPAQPGRPTLWAAKTLMADVFLQLEAYDSAQVKAKEVIDSGQFGLVPVQRVEDIQWKIFGPDLVNSSEEVFYLKYARQSAQGNGLPWILNHPSTGLYNFGGAYAHYGDAANPFFEQWDDADLRKQLWSNVDFGLGATTLVSGKYVEPEAPDNTGAGNDLPIYRYAEVLLLFAEADVRASGTVSGEALEALNQVHRRGYGLDPSVPGEVDFGLSEMSTEAFLDAVLQERAYEFQFEGKRWLDLKRLGRAEEFVSQNKGISIAEKHYLWPIPVDELNYNQAMDASSDQNPGY
- a CDS encoding SusC/RagA family TonB-linked outer membrane protein, which produces MKIPLKRINHLVLTWSLAGFTCLPAFALTESFPDWRAASEELTPYQDTVPQQPRPTLDVQDTVPPSTRTVKGKVTDQEGASLPGATVQIKGTDTGTITDEQGNYTIRLSGGSSEQVLVFSFVGFQGKEVAVGNQSQVDVTLGSEEKELEEVVVIGYGSARKADLTGAISQVSTEEVNAFPTTSVVQALAGRAPGVQVVQNDGSPGGGVDIRIRGSNSIQGDNSPLYVIDGFPYSGNPTNLNNSDIASIEVLKDASATAIYGSRGANGVVLITTKGGVQAPTQVEFDSYYSVQHLRKKLDLMNGRQYGQLMNIQAANDGLDPYFSESELSAMDTGTDWQDQVFDRAPIKSSSIRVSGGNESTRFSVGGSIFDQEGIIRGSDYNRYALQSSIHHSLSDKLTIDFSTNLTKLTTARRDSDGGARGNSMIGAALVASPLSSPYAPDGSLTVLSEDFPFVSPDIINPLNYINEEFNTVNANIVLANASVSYRPIPKLTIKILGGIENRDDRTDVYRTTDFINSDGNASVNTRQYISRLNENTISYADTLDEKHKFDVLAGFTYQDFQTRYLAGSSAGFLSDLFGTDNLGAANTPGVPTSGYAKSVLLSYIGRLNYNYADKYLFTATWRADGSSRYSEGNKWGHFPSAALAWRVSQEGFMQQQQVVSELKIRTSWGLTGSQAIDPYSTLNRLFPGYTVFGEELYSTFAPQSVLPGDLKWETTEQFDVGLDLGLIGGRIMLGADYYIKNTRDLLSTVRLPSSFGYTTTVANVGEIQNKGLELSMDAIVLNRGFHWNLSGNIAFNRNRVISLNDGEPILTNYINVVTVADNFSIMEEGRPLGQFWGYQEDGYTEDGNIRYRDLNGDGEINESDKTAIGDPNPDFYYGINSTMTFKNFQLDLFLQGTKGNDIFNVSAISSTMDFGQGLNMPEEVLLDHWTAENTDAKYPRISRNNDLKVSDRYVEDGSYLRVKNIQLAYDFAFPESKWIGNLKLYVSGQNLLTFTDYSWWDPEVNSNGADASLGIDHFSYPIPKSYTVGLRATF
- a CDS encoding peptidase domain-containing ABC transporter, with the translated sequence MSTLSPVKRLWRLLKLYKPEIRQIYTYAVFIGVVNLSLPLGIQAIINFLQTGQLSSSWFILVTVVLMGIGVAGVLQVLQLRIVENIQQDIFARSAFEFAFRFPKMKAKEVDSIHAPELANRFFDTLTIQKGLPKILIDLSLSTFQIFFGLLLLSVYSLYFIWMGLVMILILYLLVKITGKIGLDTSIEESKYKYRLAHWLEEIGRARRTFQLNDPTSFHLRKTDDITADYVNSRESHFKVLLDQFKSFVGFKIIIAAGILVVGGLLVFNQQMNIGQFVAAEIVIILIINSVEKLLRVWDNVYDVLTAFDKIGFVTDLELQENKGQEVLAADVECSLSLKKATFRHKGAADPTFSELDLTIPERARAVLNSGTGSGKSTLLQVFAGVQELESGDVLLNDISYSVLSRKSLHQKLGIVFAANQIFEATIRENILVGRQVPEKELSEMLRDLGLEDYIKGLPKGLETIMDSGGRRTPRCIIQKIHLARAICHRPGLLLMEDPLVNMPTAERVQLIDYLTDEKQPWTLVVISDDEEWLKKSTMTVKL